The following proteins are co-located in the Cetobacterium sp. NK01 genome:
- the minC gene encoding septum site-determining protein MinC has product MNDCVILKGKKDRLVVQLDSNIDFSSLKDKFSEKIKQAEAFIGDTKIAIEFTNRKLTEIEENILIGVINKETNIKIAFIFSEKSTFSQLPGGQLPFNNIKDITEEGTTKFHRGTLRSGHNLEFDGNVVVLGDVNPGAVIKSKGNVIVLGYLNGTVYAGEVDGSEAFVGAFSLNPIQIKIGQIIAKNPSTNVLDVNKVKKTMDFEVAYLKDGNIFIEKFNKATLEHMIKI; this is encoded by the coding sequence ATGAATGACTGTGTAATTTTAAAAGGAAAAAAGGACAGATTGGTTGTACAATTAGATAGTAACATCGATTTCAGCTCTTTAAAAGATAAATTTTCTGAAAAGATTAAACAGGCAGAAGCATTTATAGGTGATACAAAGATAGCTATTGAATTTACAAATAGAAAATTAACAGAAATAGAGGAAAATATTTTAATCGGAGTAATAAATAAAGAGACTAATATAAAAATAGCCTTTATTTTTTCTGAAAAATCAACTTTTTCACAGTTGCCAGGAGGACAACTTCCTTTTAATAATATAAAAGATATTACAGAAGAGGGGACTACAAAATTTCACAGAGGAACTTTGCGTTCTGGTCATAATTTAGAATTTGATGGAAATGTAGTTGTGCTTGGAGATGTAAATCCAGGAGCTGTAATAAAATCAAAAGGAAATGTTATTGTACTAGGTTATTTAAATGGAACTGTGTATGCAGGAGAAGTTGATGGATCAGAAGCATTTGTTGGGGCATTTTCATTAAATCCTATTCAAATAAAGATAGGACAGATTATTGCAAAAAATCCAAGTACAAATGTGTTAGATGTTAATAAAGTAAAAAAAACTATGGATTTTGAAGTGGCATATCTAAAAGATGGAAATATATTTATTGAAAAATTCAACAAGGCGACTCTAGAGCATATGATAAAAATATAA
- the minD gene encoding septum site-determining protein MinD, translating to MGKVIVITSGKGGVGKTTSSANLGAALAMQNQKTLLIDTDIGLRNLDVVMGLENRIVYDLIDVIEGVCKPKQAIIKDKRNENLHLLPAAQSRDKNAVTPEQMRELIDVLKAEYDFVLVDCPAGIEQGFKNAISAAEEAYVVTTPEISAVRDADRIIGLLEANEIRNPKLIVNRLRVEMVKDGNMLSVDDVTDILGIKPIGIVPDDENIVISTNKGEPLVYRGESLAARAYVNIASRTLGQNVEFLDLDPKIGFFDKIREIFKK from the coding sequence ATGGGAAAAGTTATTGTAATTACTTCAGGAAAAGGTGGAGTAGGGAAGACGACAAGTAGTGCAAACTTAGGGGCAGCACTAGCTATGCAAAATCAAAAGACACTATTAATTGATACAGATATTGGATTAAGAAATTTAGATGTTGTAATGGGATTAGAAAATAGAATTGTGTATGATTTAATCGATGTTATAGAAGGGGTTTGTAAACCAAAGCAAGCCATTATAAAAGATAAAAGAAATGAAAATTTACATCTACTACCAGCAGCTCAATCAAGAGATAAGAATGCAGTTACTCCTGAGCAAATGAGAGAGTTAATAGATGTATTAAAAGCTGAGTATGATTTTGTATTAGTTGATTGTCCTGCAGGAATAGAGCAAGGATTTAAAAATGCAATCTCAGCAGCAGAGGAAGCATATGTAGTTACAACTCCAGAAATTTCAGCTGTAAGAGATGCAGATCGTATTATTGGATTATTAGAAGCAAATGAAATAAGAAATCCAAAATTAATCGTAAATCGTTTAAGAGTAGAGATGGTTAAGGATGGAAATATGTTAAGTGTAGATGATGTTACAGATATACTTGGAATAAAACCAATTGGAATTGTACCTGATGACGAGAATATAGTTATATCTACAAATAAAGGTGAGCCTTTAGTTTATAGAGGAGAATCTTTAGCTGCAAGAGCATATGTAAATATAGCTTCAAGAACATTAGGACAAAATGTAGAATTTTTAGACTTAGATCCTAAAATTGGATTTTTTGATAAAATAAGAGAAATATTTAAAAAGTAA
- the minE gene encoding cell division topological specificity factor MinE: MGFFSFLNKEKSSSVAKDRLKLVLIHDRAMLSPKMLETLKDELIAVISKYVDIDRDSLNIEVSQEAETGRETALIANIPIKIKK, translated from the coding sequence ATGGGATTTTTTAGTTTTTTAAATAAAGAAAAATCTAGTTCAGTAGCTAAAGACAGATTGAAGTTAGTACTGATACATGACAGAGCTATGCTGTCTCCAAAAATGCTTGAAACTTTAAAAGATGAATTAATTGCAGTGATATCTAAATATGTAGATATAGATAGAGATTCTTTAAATATTGAAGTTTCTCAAGAAGCTGAAACGGGAAGAGAAACAGCATTAATAGCAAATATACCAATAAAAATAAAGAAATAG
- a CDS encoding DMT family transporter has translation MKKENFSKFLLLLVAMIWGSGFPATKIILDSGIQPFEFLAIRFFITAIVMFIIMRIKKIKVENNERNLGIVAGVVLFSAFAFQTVGLVYTTASKNAFITGANVIFVPYIAWVFTKEKPKWIYILSSIICFIGIGFLSFEKNLTINFGDFLTFICAICFALQIVVIGSRIKNKNPFTINGFQMFSAGIIGILLNIIFEGATIFTRSYDLKQVLALMYIILFNTFICYSIQTYAQKEINPSQVSLILTTEIIFGALFSVLLLGDKMTLQVIIGGLLIFTSILLTEVKKR, from the coding sequence ATGAAAAAAGAAAATTTTAGTAAATTCTTATTACTTTTAGTTGCAATGATTTGGGGAAGTGGATTTCCAGCTACAAAAATAATTTTAGATAGTGGTATACAACCATTTGAATTTTTGGCAATAAGATTTTTTATAACAGCTATAGTTATGTTTATTATTATGAGAATAAAAAAAATTAAAGTTGAAAACAATGAGAGGAATTTGGGGATAGTTGCAGGAGTAGTTTTATTTTCAGCCTTTGCATTTCAAACTGTAGGATTAGTTTATACAACTGCATCTAAAAATGCATTTATAACAGGAGCTAATGTTATTTTTGTTCCTTATATAGCCTGGGTATTTACAAAAGAGAAACCAAAGTGGATATATATTTTATCATCTATCATCTGTTTTATAGGAATTGGTTTTCTTTCTTTTGAAAAAAATTTGACAATAAATTTCGGAGATTTTTTAACATTTATATGTGCTATTTGTTTTGCTCTTCAAATTGTAGTGATAGGAAGTAGAATAAAAAATAAAAATCCCTTCACAATTAATGGATTTCAAATGTTTTCAGCAGGAATTATAGGAATTTTGCTGAATATAATATTTGAAGGAGCAACAATCTTTACTAGATCATATGATTTAAAACAGGTTTTAGCATTAATGTATATAATTTTATTTAATACTTTTATCTGTTATTCAATTCAAACATATGCTCAAAAGGAGATTAATCCTAGTCAAGTCTCTTTAATTTTAACAACAGAGATTATTTTTGGAGCGCTATTCTCTGTTTTACTTTTAGGAGATAAAATGACTTTACAAGTTATAATAGGTGGATTACTTATTTTTACATCTATACTATTAACAGAAGTCAAAAAACGATAA
- a CDS encoding 4Fe-4S dicluster domain-containing protein, with product MSHIVGKSAYKSLEERLNRFPQGAPPSKVLYDILAILFSEREAELVAQLPIKPFTLKKAAAIWKISEKDAKNILDTLASRAILLDTVHKGVQTYILPPPMAGFIEFSMMRTRGDIDQHLLGELLYQYMNVEEDFIKDLFYSAETKLGRVFVNEDALEKSEKAQSAMSSNTVDNLVQVLDYERASHIIETSEHMGISMCYCRHKMEHVGKACDAPMDICMTFGNVANSLINNGYARRVDKIEGMDLLQQAYDSNLVQCGENVREGVTFICNCCGCCCEALVAAKKFGMMHPVETTNFLPKINHDSCISCGKCLKVCPVNAIKKVEDKYVVQEELCLGCGVCGRACPKSCILLLPRETRVITPVNSVHRSVLMAIEKGMLQELIFDNKALFSHRAMAAILGAILKLSPVHKLMASKQMKSVYLEKLLKNY from the coding sequence ATGAGCCATATTGTCGGTAAGTCAGCATATAAAAGTTTAGAGGAAAGATTGAATAGATTTCCTCAAGGAGCACCACCATCTAAAGTTTTATACGATATATTAGCAATATTATTTTCAGAAAGAGAGGCGGAACTAGTAGCTCAGCTTCCAATAAAGCCATTTACATTAAAAAAAGCAGCAGCAATATGGAAAATATCAGAAAAAGATGCTAAGAATATTTTAGATACTTTAGCATCAAGAGCTATTTTATTAGATACAGTTCATAAAGGTGTTCAAACTTATATACTACCGCCACCTATGGCTGGTTTTATAGAGTTTTCTATGATGAGGACTAGAGGAGATATTGATCAACATCTTCTAGGAGAACTTTTATACCAGTATATGAATGTGGAAGAGGATTTTATAAAAGATCTATTTTATAGTGCAGAGACAAAATTAGGAAGAGTTTTTGTAAATGAGGATGCCTTAGAAAAAAGTGAAAAAGCTCAGAGTGCAATGTCATCTAATACTGTAGATAATTTAGTTCAAGTCTTAGACTATGAAAGGGCTTCTCATATAATAGAAACATCTGAGCATATGGGAATAAGTATGTGTTATTGTAGACATAAGATGGAGCATGTGGGAAAAGCTTGTGATGCGCCTATGGATATTTGTATGACTTTTGGAAATGTTGCAAATTCTTTAATAAACAATGGTTATGCTAGAAGAGTTGATAAAATAGAGGGAATGGATCTTCTTCAACAAGCATACGACAGTAATCTTGTGCAGTGTGGTGAAAATGTTAGAGAAGGAGTAACTTTTATTTGTAACTGTTGTGGATGTTGTTGCGAAGCTTTAGTTGCAGCTAAAAAGTTTGGTATGATGCATCCTGTTGAAACAACAAATTTTTTACCTAAAATAAATCATGATAGTTGTATAAGTTGTGGTAAATGCTTAAAAGTTTGTCCTGTAAATGCAATAAAAAAAGTTGAAGATAAGTATGTTGTTCAGGAAGAACTTTGCTTAGGTTGCGGAGTTTGTGGAAGAGCTTGTCCAAAAAGTTGTATTCTGTTACTTCCTCGTGAAACTAGAGTAATTACTCCTGTAAATTCAGTTCACAGATCGGTATTGATGGCTATTGAAAAAGGAATGCTTCAAGAGTTGATATTTGATAATAAAGCACTGTTTAGTCATAGAGCAATGGCAGCCATATTAGGTGCAATTTTAAAGCTATCTCCTGTACATAAACTTATGGCAAGTAAGCAGATGAAGTCAGTTTATTTAGAAAAATTATTAAAAAACTATTAA
- a CDS encoding endo alpha-1,4 polygalactosaminidase: MKKVIVFLFITSISLLKGDDMSKLKMRELIKQIKIQSKEKILVPQNGTNIFFNGDKLDEEFIKNIDGVSQESLFYGVGGVNKETPIEERNYLLKNLVEIEKSGKVVFSVNYANDKKLRDIILKDTRKYNFIGEAVPSYSANAIFNPLQKNSSKDVLSLKDVKNFLYILNPEKFNNLDDYYRVLKNTDFDLLIMEPSLNGEFLSKKQIESLKVRKDGTKRLIIAYFSIGEAENYRYYWKKSWNKKLPSWIVKENENWKGNYIIKYWDLEWKEIIKNYQKKLDDIGVDGYYLDTIDTYEQF, translated from the coding sequence ATGAAAAAAGTTATAGTTTTCCTATTTATCACGTCGATATCTTTATTAAAGGGAGATGATATGAGTAAATTAAAGATGAGAGAACTTATTAAACAAATAAAAATCCAATCCAAAGAAAAAATATTAGTGCCACAAAATGGAACTAATATTTTTTTTAATGGAGATAAATTAGATGAAGAATTTATTAAAAATATAGATGGGGTTTCACAGGAATCTCTTTTTTATGGTGTAGGAGGAGTAAATAAAGAAACACCAATAGAAGAAAGAAACTATCTTTTGAAAAATTTGGTAGAGATAGAAAAAAGTGGAAAAGTTGTATTTTCAGTAAATTATGCAAATGATAAAAAATTAAGAGATATAATTTTAAAAGATACAAGAAAGTATAATTTTATAGGAGAAGCAGTGCCATCTTATAGTGCTAACGCAATATTTAATCCTCTTCAAAAAAATAGTTCAAAAGATGTATTAAGTTTAAAAGATGTTAAAAATTTTTTATATATATTAAATCCTGAAAAATTTAATAATTTAGATGATTATTATAGAGTTTTAAAAAATACAGATTTTGATTTACTTATAATGGAACCAAGTTTAAATGGAGAATTCTTATCTAAAAAGCAGATAGAATCTTTAAAAGTTAGAAAAGATGGAACTAAAAGATTGATAATTGCTTATTTTAGTATAGGAGAAGCAGAAAATTATAGATATTATTGGAAAAAATCGTGGAATAAAAAATTACCTAGTTGGATTGTAAAGGAAAATGAGAATTGGAAAGGTAATTATATAATAAAATATTGGGATTTAGAGTGGAAAGAGATTATAAAAAATTATCAAAAGAAATTAGATGATATAGGAGTTGATGGATATTATCTAGATACTATTGATACATATGAACAGTTTTAA
- a CDS encoding GAF domain-containing protein → MKKNFFISIAESILYCLLVYLIFFYYSNFKSEFLTMNIQPLAIVVGLIALKYGVYSSLQTVLVASFFYIFSYYQLGNDPVVFFLDFNYYKFILIFFFIALTLGRVSDNFRNRIVELQEKNIDLDERLKSQREKNIMLVNINERLKTRIIGSKESILTLHQITSSILTENVERIFTQILEILIDFLGSDVVSIYIYNKERNIFRGRIKIGNSLLPNFIEVKEGDLYSKVLKNKVTLEGNRELKEPVYISPILKNNEVVGVINIERLKYGNEEKYLLELFKVISQWINNALVKAFEENEKEIKNNVFENTRIYNLKYFSYVLEEDKKRKKLFNTEYIALEGKNPGLTPIQLNELLKGKVRDIDIIGMNEEVIKFLFVNASKKDKDLLTKRIGDILLGVELYEI, encoded by the coding sequence ATGAAAAAAAATTTTTTTATAAGTATAGCAGAAAGTATTTTATATTGTCTTTTAGTATATTTAATATTTTTTTATTATTCAAATTTTAAAAGTGAATTTTTAACTATGAATATACAACCTTTAGCTATTGTAGTTGGGTTAATAGCTTTAAAATATGGAGTTTACAGCAGTTTACAAACTGTTTTAGTAGCTTCATTTTTTTATATTTTTTCATATTATCAACTAGGAAATGACCCAGTTGTTTTCTTTTTAGATTTTAATTACTATAAATTTATATTAATATTCTTTTTTATAGCATTAACTCTAGGAAGAGTTTCAGATAACTTTAGAAATAGAATAGTTGAACTACAAGAAAAAAATATAGATTTAGATGAAAGATTAAAAAGTCAAAGAGAAAAAAACATTATGTTAGTAAATATAAATGAAAGATTAAAAACGAGAATAATAGGAAGTAAGGAGAGTATTTTAACTTTACATCAAATAACTTCTTCAATATTAACAGAAAATGTAGAGCGAATATTCACACAGATCTTAGAAATTTTAATAGATTTTTTAGGAAGTGACGTAGTTTCAATATACATTTATAATAAAGAGAGAAATATTTTTCGAGGAAGAATAAAAATTGGGAATAGTTTATTGCCTAATTTTATTGAGGTTAAAGAGGGTGATTTATATTCTAAAGTTTTAAAAAATAAAGTTACTTTAGAAGGAAACAGAGAGCTAAAAGAACCAGTTTATATTTCTCCAATTTTAAAAAATAATGAAGTAGTAGGAGTTATTAATATTGAAAGATTAAAATATGGAAATGAAGAGAAATATTTGCTAGAACTTTTTAAAGTTATTAGTCAATGGATAAATAATGCTTTGGTAAAAGCTTTTGAAGAAAATGAAAAAGAAATAAAAAATAATGTTTTTGAAAATACAAGAATTTATAACTTAAAATACTTTTCCTATGTATTAGAAGAGGATAAGAAAAGAAAAAAACTTTTTAATACAGAATATATAGCTTTAGAAGGAAAAAATCCAGGATTAACACCAATTCAATTAAATGAACTATTGAAAGGAAAAGTTAGAGATATAGATATTATAGGTATGAATGAAGAGGTTATAAAATTTTTATTTGTAAATGCTTCTAAAAAAGATAAAGATCTTCTCACTAAAAGAATTGGAGATATATTGTTAGGAGTTGAACTTTATGAAATCTAA
- a CDS encoding DUF2194 domain-containing protein, which yields MKSKYILGLVLVAVFFFQELRVKNIEDLFNLKQTYNFELPPPISGNLKIDNPKKYLVLYEEKSEGSEEIKNGVEEVFRFSKIKYDILPISTTKVLDLKDYSLILLVAENYSGLTYDNYIRIKEGVESGKNLFITERAYRSPFNSLAGIEKVDEFIETKSFQFKKEIFPGLKNLRPGSIIFGSSGLKITLKNDVDIIATTDDQKPLMWINKYGKGKVFYSNSTLFQGKIFRGIMKQLISYIEDVSFYPILNSKILQIDDFPSPIPVVENEIIQKEYGLDTSGFFNLIWWQDMMGIVERQRLKMTGFLIVEYNDLTVKDKILGIGKRTFNDLSKRGRELKSIGGELGLHGYNHYSLGLEKEINYEHYGYTPWESVDAMKKGLTIAKDEIKKLYGDNFHIYSYVPPSNLLPKSGKQAIVKTFPDLKAFCGIFYGEYEPGLLLQEIGRDPDFKDVYSLPRMSSGFFYNDTIIWQILNGIGAYGYLSHFIHPDDIMDKERGEGKSWEELKKEFEKIFYTINKEYSVLEPNIQSEMTYNYSVIETISVAYEKKDENVYINIDNYRDEFAAHFRAKGKKIINVIGGEFKVINKTSEDILYLISVKSPELKIVMEDF from the coding sequence ATGAAATCTAAATATATATTGGGATTAGTATTAGTAGCGGTTTTTTTCTTTCAAGAGCTAAGAGTAAAAAATATAGAAGATCTATTTAATTTGAAGCAAACTTACAACTTCGAACTTCCTCCACCAATTTCTGGAAATTTAAAAATAGATAATCCAAAAAAATATTTAGTGCTATATGAAGAAAAAAGTGAAGGAAGCGAAGAAATAAAAAATGGAGTAGAAGAGGTTTTTCGATTTTCTAAAATAAAGTATGATATTTTACCAATTTCCACTACCAAGGTATTAGATTTAAAAGATTATAGTTTAATACTATTAGTAGCAGAAAATTATAGTGGATTAACTTATGATAATTATATAAGAATAAAAGAAGGAGTTGAAAGTGGTAAAAATCTTTTTATAACAGAAAGAGCTTACAGAAGTCCTTTTAATTCTTTAGCAGGTATTGAAAAAGTAGATGAATTTATTGAAACAAAAAGTTTTCAATTTAAAAAAGAGATATTTCCAGGTTTAAAAAATTTAAGGCCTGGAAGCATTATTTTTGGGAGTTCAGGTTTGAAAATAACATTGAAAAATGACGTGGATATAATTGCTACAACTGACGATCAAAAACCACTAATGTGGATTAATAAATATGGAAAAGGAAAAGTTTTTTATAGCAATTCAACTTTATTTCAAGGGAAAATATTTAGAGGAATTATGAAACAACTTATTAGTTATATTGAAGACGTTTCTTTTTATCCAATTTTAAATTCAAAAATTCTTCAAATAGATGACTTTCCATCTCCTATTCCAGTTGTAGAAAATGAAATAATTCAAAAAGAGTATGGACTAGATACAAGTGGATTTTTTAATCTTATTTGGTGGCAAGATATGATGGGAATTGTTGAAAGACAAAGACTTAAAATGACTGGTTTTTTAATTGTGGAATATAATGATTTAACAGTGAAAGATAAAATACTTGGAATTGGAAAGAGAACGTTTAATGACTTAAGCAAAAGAGGAAGAGAGTTAAAATCTATAGGAGGAGAATTAGGATTACATGGATACAATCACTACTCTTTAGGTTTAGAAAAGGAAATTAATTATGAACATTATGGATATACCCCTTGGGAAAGTGTAGATGCTATGAAAAAAGGTTTAACTATAGCTAAAGATGAGATTAAAAAACTTTATGGGGATAACTTTCATATATACAGTTATGTTCCACCTAGTAATTTGTTGCCTAAAAGTGGTAAACAAGCTATAGTAAAAACTTTTCCAGATTTAAAAGCATTTTGTGGAATATTTTATGGAGAATATGAACCAGGATTACTTTTACAAGAGATAGGAAGAGATCCTGATTTTAAAGATGTATATAGCTTGCCAAGAATGTCTTCAGGATTTTTTTATAATGATACAATTATTTGGCAAATATTAAATGGAATAGGTGCTTATGGTTATCTTTCTCATTTTATTCATCCAGATGATATTATGGATAAAGAAAGAGGAGAGGGAAAATCTTGGGAAGAACTAAAAAAAGAGTTTGAAAAAATTTTTTATACTATAAATAAAGAATATAGTGTATTAGAGCCCAATATTCAGAGTGAAATGACCTATAATTATAGTGTTATAGAAACAATAAGTGTTGCGTATGAGAAAAAAGATGAAAATGTATATATAAATATTGATAACTATAGAGACGAGTTTGCAGCTCATTTTAGAGCAAAAGGAAAAAAAATAATTAATGTCATAGGTGGAGAATTTAAAGTAATAAATAAAACATCAGAAGATATTCTGTATCTAATAAGTGTTAAAAGTCCAGAGTTAAAAATTGTTATGGAGGATTTCTAA
- the pelF gene encoding GT4 family glycosyltransferase PelF, producing the protein MARICLICEGSYPYVVGGVSSWIQELVKSNEEHEFSIVCIIPNLEFAKNKYEIPKNIVEIKNVVLDKKYEVSPFKVLKNRVIFNKLENEIEKVLNFKTEELKETTRIIKKISNKKYGNPLEIILNKSFWNSLLKYYNKNYEDIGFNTFYWTYRNIFLNLISLAQEDLPKADIYHPVATGYSGYISALAKLQNGGSLLLTEHGIYPREREEEIIGAKWIEKDFKKIWIDFFYFLSKLTYDECDKIISLFEYNKQLQIENGAKKERCKVIPNGIDVDMYSKIIHEKRDGFSVGSVLRVVPIKDVKMMLKGFKMALPKLKNTKLYLIGPTEENKEYYNECLELVRNLQLEDDVIFTGRVDVKEYYKFLDILLLTSISEGQPLSILEGLACGIPFIATDVGNCREILKEKEEGEAGIIVPPTSYSDLGEAIVSFFQNKEKIKEMGIVGKKIVERYYSKKHFIDSYKILYKELGEKRWQE; encoded by the coding sequence ATGGCAAGAATCTGTCTAATATGTGAAGGATCTTATCCATATGTTGTAGGTGGAGTTTCATCTTGGATACAAGAGCTTGTAAAATCAAATGAAGAGCACGAGTTTTCAATAGTATGCATAATACCAAATTTAGAGTTTGCAAAGAATAAGTATGAAATTCCTAAAAATATTGTTGAGATAAAAAATGTAGTTTTAGATAAAAAATATGAGGTTTCGCCATTTAAAGTTTTAAAAAATAGAGTTATTTTTAATAAATTAGAAAATGAAATAGAAAAAGTTTTAAACTTTAAAACAGAAGAATTAAAAGAAACAACTAGAATTATAAAAAAAATATCAAATAAAAAATATGGAAATCCATTAGAGATAATATTAAATAAAAGTTTTTGGAACAGTTTATTAAAATACTATAATAAAAATTATGAAGATATTGGTTTTAATACCTTTTATTGGACTTATAGAAATATATTTTTAAATTTAATATCCTTAGCACAAGAGGATTTACCTAAGGCGGATATATACCATCCAGTTGCTACAGGATATTCAGGATATATTTCTGCTTTAGCTAAGTTACAAAATGGAGGCTCACTTTTATTAACAGAACATGGGATATACCCAAGAGAAAGAGAGGAAGAGATTATTGGAGCTAAGTGGATCGAGAAAGATTTTAAAAAAATATGGATAGATTTCTTTTATTTTCTATCTAAGTTAACTTATGATGAGTGTGATAAAATTATATCTCTATTTGAGTATAATAAGCAATTACAAATAGAAAATGGAGCTAAAAAAGAGAGATGTAAGGTTATTCCAAATGGAATAGATGTAGATATGTATTCTAAAATTATACATGAAAAAAGAGATGGATTTAGTGTAGGATCAGTTTTGAGAGTAGTTCCTATAAAAGATGTAAAAATGATGTTAAAAGGATTTAAAATGGCTCTTCCAAAATTAAAAAATACAAAACTATATCTAATAGGGCCAACTGAAGAAAATAAAGAGTATTATAATGAATGTTTAGAATTAGTAAGAAATTTACAACTTGAAGATGATGTTATATTTACAGGAAGAGTAGACGTGAAAGAGTATTATAAATTTTTAGATATTTTATTATTAACATCAATATCAGAAGGACAACCACTTAGTATTTTAGAAGGGTTAGCTTGTGGAATACCATTTATAGCTACTGATGTAGGGAATTGTAGAGAGATATTAAAAGAGAAAGAGGAGGGAGAAGCTGGGATAATAGTTCCACCTACTTCATACTCAGATTTAGGGGAAGCAATAGTTTCATTTTTTCAAAATAAAGAAAAAATAAAAGAGATGGGAATAGTTGGAAAAAAAATTGTAGAAAGATATTATTCTAAAAAACATTTTATTGATTCTTATAAGATATTGTACAAAGAGTTAGGAGAGAAGAGATGGCAGGAATAG